Below is a genomic region from uncultured Erythrobacter sp..
GCATATCGAGCTGACCCGCGACATTGCGCAAAAGTTCAACAATGACTTCTGTGCCGAGGACGCGCCGGTCTTCACCATCCCCGATGTCTACACGCCCCCTGCTGCCGCTCGGATCATGTCCCTGCGCGATGGCACCGCCAAGATGAGCAAGTCGGACCCGTCGGAAATGAGCCGCATTTCGCTCACCGATGATCCGGACACGGTGATGAAGAAGGTCAAAAAGGCCAAGACCGATCCTGAACCCTTGCCTTCGGAAGAAAAGGGTCTGGAAGGCCGCGCCGAAGCGCTCAACCTCGTCACGATCTACGGCGCGCTGACGGGCAAGAGCGTCGCGGAAACGCTTGGCGAATATGGCGGGCAAGGATTTGGCGCGTTCAAACCGGTGCTGGGAGAAGCTCTGGTGGAGACGCTGCGCCCGATCAATGCGCGCTTTATGGAGCTGAAGGAAGACGGCGAAGCGCTCGACGCGATCCTTGCTCGAGGAGCTGCGCAGGCACGCGAGCACGGTATCCCGACGCTGGATGCTGCCTACAAGGCATTGGGACTGGTGCGCGGCTAGGCGGCAGTTCAACACCCGTTCAGGGCCAGTCGCTACACATTGTGTCCGCATCGGGGGGCGAATCGCGGTTGCATGCGTGCTGGTGAAGCACGTGCGACTGTGCCATTAAGGATCGTGATATGACCTCACAACCAACCAAACTCAGCCGCGCCATCCGCTTTGCCCTTGGCGGAGCGATCGCGCTTGGCCTTTCCGCCTGTGCGCCTTCTTTCAAAGCCGACGTGTCGCGCTTTCAGACGCAGCTTCCCGCGCCGCAGGGTCAGACCTTTGCGGTTGTGGCCGAAGATCCCGCGCTTGCAGGCGGTCTCGAATTCGCGCTCTATGCCGATCTTGTCGCCGAACAGATGGCGGGTCTTGGCTATGTCGAGTCGGCCAGTCCCGAGGCGGCCAATCTGCTGGTCCGCTTCGATTACGGCGTCGATAATGGCCGTGAGCGGGTGCGCAGCACCGGTTTTGCAGCCGATCCGTACTTCAGCCCTTGGGGACGCTTTGGCGGTTTCAGCCGTCGCCGCGCCTTTGCCTTCGGCTTCTACGATCCGTTCCTCGCCGGGCCGGAAGTGCGCAGCTACACTGTCTACACCTCCGACATCGAGATGAAGATCGACAACACCGCCACCGGCGAACGTCTGTTCGAAGGTCAGGCACAGGCCGTCTCGCGCACCAATCGCTTGCAGTCGCTGGTACCCAATCTGGTCGAAGCAATCTTCACCGATTTCCCGGGCAGCAATGGCGAGACTTTGCGCATCACCATCCGCGAAGACGGCAAAAGCGTGCGCGCGATCGACTGACGATTTGAATCAACTTCCCCTGCGTGGGAAAATAGGGCGGTGCCAGCAAATGGCGCCGCCCTTTTTGTTGGGTGCTTTGCGGGGTGGGTGTCTCTGGATTGCTCGGTGGGGCAAA
It encodes:
- a CDS encoding DUF4136 domain-containing protein, whose amino-acid sequence is MTSQPTKLSRAIRFALGGAIALGLSACAPSFKADVSRFQTQLPAPQGQTFAVVAEDPALAGGLEFALYADLVAEQMAGLGYVESASPEAANLLVRFDYGVDNGRERVRSTGFAADPYFSPWGRFGGFSRRRAFAFGFYDPFLAGPEVRSYTVYTSDIEMKIDNTATGERLFEGQAQAVSRTNRLQSLVPNLVEAIFTDFPGSNGETLRITIREDGKSVRAID
- the trpS gene encoding tryptophan--tRNA ligase, with the protein product MRVVSGIQPTGKPHLGNYLGAIVNYVKLQEEAHAAGGECFIFLADLHAISQPHTPAELTQNTREMVATLVACGVDPAKTVLFNQAQVPAHAELQWLLNGTARMGWLNRMTQWKDKAGKNREGQSVALFTYPVLQAADVLLYQATHVPVGEDQKQHIELTRDIAQKFNNDFCAEDAPVFTIPDVYTPPAAARIMSLRDGTAKMSKSDPSEMSRISLTDDPDTVMKKVKKAKTDPEPLPSEEKGLEGRAEALNLVTIYGALTGKSVAETLGEYGGQGFGAFKPVLGEALVETLRPINARFMELKEDGEALDAILARGAAQAREHGIPTLDAAYKALGLVRG